From the genome of Streptomyces sp. JH34:
GAGAGGCTGTACGAGGCCTCCCTCGGTGAACTGATCGCCCTGTTCGGTGAGACCCCCGACGATGTGCGCAACCTGCTGGTCATCGCCCACAATCCCGGCATGCACGGTGCCGCGGACGCTCTCTCCGGCGGTGCCGAGGGCGACGCGCTCGCCCGCATGACCAGGGACGGCTTCCCGACCGCCGCCTACGCCGTCGTCGAGTTCTCCGGCCCCTGGAAGAAGCTGGAACACGGCGTGGGCATGCTCGTCGAGTACTGGACGCCGAACGACTGAGCACGACGCACGAAGGGGGGCGGCGGCACACACCGTGTGCCGCCGCCCCCCTTCGTGTCCTGCCCGTGCGGCCGGTCAGTCCACGAGGCCGTCGGCGGCCTCGACCTCTTCGCGGGTGATGCCGAGCAGATACAGCACCGTGTCGAGGAACGGGACGTTCACCGCCGTGTGGGCGGCCTGGCGGACGACCGGCTTGGCGTTGAAGGCGACTCCCAGCCCGGCCGTGTTCAGCATGTCCAGATCGTTCGCGCCGTCACCGATCGCCACCGTCTGGGACAGCGGAACGCCCGCCTGCTCCGCGAAGCTCCGCAGCAGCCGGGCCTTGCCCGCCCGGTCCACGATGTCGCCCACGACCCGGCCGGTGAGCCTGCCGTCGACGACCTCCAGCGTGTTGGCCGAGGCGAAGTCCAGCCCGAGGCGCTCCTTCAGGTCGTCCGTGACCTGGGTGAAGCCTCCCGAGACCACGCCCACCTGGTACCCGAGCCGCTTCAGTGTCCGGATCAGTGTCCGGGCGCCAGGGGTCAGCCGGACCTCGGCCCGCACCTTCTCCACCACCGACACGTCCAGCCCGGCCAGCAGCGCCACCCGTGCGTGCAGGGACTGCTCGAAGTCGAGTTCGCCGCGCATCGCCTGCTCGGTGACCGAGGCGACCTCGGCCTCGCAGCCGGCATGGGCCGCGAAGAGCTCGATGACCTCGTCCTGGATGAGCGTCGAGTCGACGTCCATGACGACCAGCCGCTGGGCCCGGAGGCCCAGCCCCGCCGACATGACGGCGATGTCGACGCCGATCCCCGCGGCCTCCGTCGCGAGGGCGGTCCTCAGTTCCTCGGTCCCGGTACCGGACACGGCGAACTCGACGGCGGTGACGGGGTACTTCGCCAGGCGGAAGATGCGGTCGATGTTGCCGCCGGTGGAGGTGATCCTGGCCGCTATGGCCGCCGTGGACTCGGCGGTGAGCGGATGTCCCAGCACGGTCACATGCGAACGTCCGTCCCCACGGGGGCGGTTGTCGCCCGTACCCGAGATGATCTCGGCCTGCAGCTTCAGGGACTCCGCCCAGCTGTGCACGGTCGCCCGCAGGTCGCCCTCGGTCGTGCCGCCGGGCTCCGGCGAGGTCACCAGGGCGCACAGGACGATGCGGCCCCGGGTGACGACCTGCTCGATGTCCACGACGTCGACGGCGTAGGCGGCCAGGGTGTCGAAAAGCCCGGCGGTGATACCCGGCCGGTCCTTCCCGAAGATCTTGACGAGAAGCGTGGGGGCGTCCGTGCCCGGAGAGGGCTCGGGGGACTCAGGAGACCGAGGTGGCTGAGATGCGCTCATGGTGGTCCCACCGTATAGGGCCGCGGGGCGGGCCCCGAAGCCGTCCCGAGTGGCGGACAGCCCGCGGCCGGATCCCTACGGGGCCTCCGGGCCGGGAGACATGAGCCCCGGATGAGGTGCTCCGCACCGGTTTCTCCCGAGTCCGCGGC
Proteins encoded in this window:
- the serB gene encoding phosphoserine phosphatase SerB; protein product: MSASQPPRSPESPEPSPGTDAPTLLVKIFGKDRPGITAGLFDTLAAYAVDVVDIEQVVTRGRIVLCALVTSPEPGGTTEGDLRATVHSWAESLKLQAEIISGTGDNRPRGDGRSHVTVLGHPLTAESTAAIAARITSTGGNIDRIFRLAKYPVTAVEFAVSGTGTEELRTALATEAAGIGVDIAVMSAGLGLRAQRLVVMDVDSTLIQDEVIELFAAHAGCEAEVASVTEQAMRGELDFEQSLHARVALLAGLDVSVVEKVRAEVRLTPGARTLIRTLKRLGYQVGVVSGGFTQVTDDLKERLGLDFASANTLEVVDGRLTGRVVGDIVDRAGKARLLRSFAEQAGVPLSQTVAIGDGANDLDMLNTAGLGVAFNAKPVVRQAAHTAVNVPFLDTVLYLLGITREEVEAADGLVD
- a CDS encoding histidine phosphatase family protein; translated protein: MSADTPRRIVLLRHAKAEWSQESDHERPLAERGRKDAPVAGRKLADSGTVFDLALCSTATRTRETWKLAVHEFEQRPRTVYEERLYEASLGELIALFGETPDDVRNLLVIAHNPGMHGAADALSGGAEGDALARMTRDGFPTAAYAVVEFSGPWKKLEHGVGMLVEYWTPND